The proteins below come from a single Saccharophagus degradans 2-40 genomic window:
- the purU gene encoding formyltetrahydrofolate deformylase, with amino-acid sequence MSAGSSSNKVSELILKFSCDDQPGIVASVASLFSLQGFNIRESSQFEDVSTRRFFMRTLLESVEGPKSLADVMSAFQSVADRYKMTWELTDAAEKTKVLIAVSQWGHCLDNLLNGWKRGYLPVDIVGVVSNHEVMKPLCEWYGVPFHYLPVTADTKPQQEQQILDVMDSSEADLLVLARYMQILSDDLCKKLEGRAINIHHSFLPGFKGARPYHQAYERGVKLIGATAHYVTAELDEGPIIEQAVERVSHANTPEELVEIGRDSEAVVLQRAVRWHAERRVLLNGKKTVVFNR; translated from the coding sequence ATGTCGGCGGGTTCAAGTTCTAATAAGGTTAGTGAGTTAATTCTAAAGTTCAGTTGTGATGATCAGCCCGGTATTGTGGCCTCTGTCGCTAGTCTGTTTTCCCTCCAAGGTTTTAACATTCGCGAATCTTCGCAGTTTGAAGATGTAAGTACACGTCGCTTTTTTATGCGTACGTTACTTGAGTCGGTAGAAGGCCCTAAAAGCCTTGCCGATGTGATGTCTGCTTTCCAATCTGTGGCAGACCGCTACAAAATGACGTGGGAGCTAACCGACGCAGCCGAAAAAACCAAAGTACTTATCGCAGTATCACAATGGGGCCACTGCTTAGATAACCTACTCAATGGCTGGAAGCGCGGTTACTTGCCGGTGGATATAGTAGGTGTGGTATCCAACCACGAAGTAATGAAGCCTTTGTGCGAGTGGTACGGCGTACCTTTTCATTACTTACCCGTAACGGCAGACACCAAACCACAGCAAGAGCAGCAAATTTTAGATGTAATGGATAGCTCCGAAGCCGATCTTTTAGTACTGGCTCGCTATATGCAAATTCTTAGTGATGACCTATGTAAAAAATTAGAAGGCCGCGCAATTAATATTCACCACTCGTTTTTGCCTGGGTTCAAAGGTGCCAGGCCGTATCACCAAGCTTACGAGCGCGGTGTAAAGCTTATAGGTGCAACCGCCCACTACGTTACGGCCGAACTAGATGAAGGCCCAATTATTGAGCAAGCCGTAGAGCGCGTAAGCCACGCCAATACCCCAGAGGAATTGGTTGAAATAGGGCGAGATAGCGAAGCGGTGGTACTGCAACGCGCAGTGCGTTGGCATGCGGAGCGGCGAGTGTTACTCAATGGCAAGAAGACGGTTGTGTTTAATCGTTAA
- a CDS encoding SDR family oxidoreductase, whose product MSQVFDFSGRTVVVVGGTSGINRGVAECFARAGAKVAVASRSQEKVDETVAALQQAGAEQAMGFAADVRDVDAIAAGLQGIATVMGSIDVLVSGAAGNFPALAEDLSANGFKSVIDIDLLGTFHVMKAAFPHLTKPGASIVNISAPQAFLPMQAQTHVCAAKAGVDMVTRCLALEWGEHGIRVNSLVPGPIEGTEGMKRLAPTPELMELAKQSVPLQRLGKPEDIGNMCMYLASEQAAYVSGAIIPVDGGWSLAGASGLSQTLVQMLKQLKNM is encoded by the coding sequence ATGAGCCAAGTATTTGATTTTAGTGGTCGCACCGTTGTTGTAGTGGGCGGTACAAGTGGTATTAATCGCGGCGTTGCAGAATGCTTTGCCCGCGCAGGTGCAAAGGTAGCTGTAGCCAGCCGCAGCCAAGAAAAGGTGGACGAAACCGTTGCAGCCTTGCAGCAAGCCGGTGCAGAGCAAGCTATGGGGTTTGCAGCTGATGTGCGCGACGTAGATGCAATTGCCGCAGGTTTACAAGGCATCGCCACTGTAATGGGTAGCATTGATGTACTGGTGTCTGGTGCTGCGGGTAATTTCCCTGCGCTGGCAGAAGATTTATCTGCAAATGGTTTTAAATCGGTAATCGATATAGATCTGCTTGGCACCTTTCATGTAATGAAGGCGGCTTTCCCACACCTAACCAAGCCAGGGGCGTCTATTGTGAATATTTCCGCCCCGCAGGCATTTTTACCCATGCAGGCGCAAACTCACGTATGTGCGGCCAAAGCGGGTGTAGATATGGTTACCCGCTGCTTGGCCTTGGAGTGGGGGGAGCACGGTATTCGCGTTAACTCGCTAGTGCCCGGCCCTATTGAAGGCACAGAAGGCATGAAACGCCTGGCGCCAACGCCCGAGCTTATGGAGCTAGCAAAACAATCTGTGCCTTTACAGCGCCTAGGTAAACCAGAAGATATAGGCAATATGTGCATGTATTTGGCGTCGGAGCAGGCCGCCTATGTGAGTGGCGCAATTATTCCTGTTGATGGCGGTTGGTCGCTGGCGGGCGCATCTGGCCTTAGCCAAACGTTGGTGCAAATGCTCAAACAGCTTAAAAACATGTAA
- a CDS encoding enoyl-CoA hydratase-related protein, which produces MEPSPEVLVEQRGATLEVSFNRPDRKNAINLAMYRSLTAALLRAKQDATTRSVLIYGQGGIFTSGNDLNDFANASNLQDENNPIVIFMQALLSFPKPVVVAVEGVAVGIGTTLLLHCDLAYGHTDARFALPFVKLGLCPEYASSYLIPRIAGAAKASEWLLLGEEFSAQEAKEGNLINSVEAAPLAKARAACDKLALLPPAAVRQSKALLKQTTSDNVQRVIDTEIALFAKALSQPEFAEAVGAFFEKRKPDFSHFE; this is translated from the coding sequence ATGGAGCCTAGCCCAGAAGTATTGGTGGAGCAGCGTGGCGCCACGCTAGAGGTAAGTTTTAACCGCCCAGATCGTAAAAACGCCATTAATTTAGCTATGTACCGCAGTTTAACGGCCGCGTTATTGCGAGCGAAGCAAGATGCGACCACTCGCAGTGTACTTATTTACGGGCAGGGAGGCATTTTTACCTCTGGCAACGACCTTAACGATTTTGCCAACGCCTCTAACCTGCAAGATGAGAATAACCCCATTGTTATCTTTATGCAGGCGTTGCTTAGCTTTCCAAAGCCTGTGGTGGTTGCGGTAGAGGGCGTGGCTGTGGGTATTGGTACTACGCTACTGCTACATTGTGATCTTGCCTATGGCCACACAGATGCGCGTTTCGCATTGCCGTTTGTAAAATTAGGCCTGTGCCCAGAGTATGCATCTTCTTACCTTATACCCCGTATTGCTGGGGCTGCCAAAGCCAGCGAATGGCTGCTGTTAGGCGAAGAGTTTAGTGCGCAAGAGGCGAAAGAAGGCAATTTAATTAATAGCGTAGAGGCTGCACCCCTCGCTAAAGCCCGCGCGGCGTGCGATAAGCTTGCGTTGTTGCCGCCAGCCGCCGTTAGACAATCTAAAGCCCTACTTAAACAAACTACCTCCGATAACGTGCAACGGGTAATCGATACCGAAATTGCACTATTTGCTAAGGCGTTAAGCCAACCCGAATTTGCAGAAGCGGTTGGGGCCTTCTTTGAGAAACGCAAACCCGATTTCTCTCACTTTGAATAA
- the argS gene encoding arginine--tRNA ligase has translation MNIRNLLNDRVKSAMNDAGIPADYSPHLAVSKKAGFGDYQANGAMGAAKALKTNPREVAQKIIDNLDLNGIASKVEIAGPGFINIHLDPKWLAQQTVAVTNSTNLGILPKNNPETVVIDYSSPNLAKEMHVGHLRSTIIGDAIARVLEFTGDKVIRQNHVGDWGTQFGMLIAELEDQLGSGERPELALQDLEGFYQQAKKHFDDDPAFADRARDYVVKLQSGDAQVNKLWQEFRRVSLLHAEEIYRKLNVTLGEADVRGESAYNDDLAPVVAELEAQGLAVEDQGAKVVFLHELADKNGDPSVAIIQKKDGGYLYSTSDLAALRYRVGTLKANRILYFIDARQSLHMQQVFTLARKAGFADEWLSTEHHAFGTMLGSDGKPFKTRSGGTVKLAQLLDEAVERAAKEVRTKNPDLTEEEMAEVASKVGIGAVKYADLCKTRTNDYVFNWESMLAFEGNTGPYMQYAYTRIRSIFRRANENMDTFESEVNLTEPQEVQLAIKLLQLPEIVEQIAADAYPHVMCNYLYDLASLFMTFYEACPILKEGVEPAVKTSRLQLSKGVARTLAQGLDLLGIEVMEKM, from the coding sequence ATGAATATACGTAACCTACTAAACGATCGCGTTAAAAGCGCCATGAACGATGCGGGTATACCCGCCGACTACAGCCCCCACTTGGCGGTAAGCAAAAAAGCGGGCTTTGGCGACTACCAAGCCAACGGCGCCATGGGTGCGGCCAAAGCGCTAAAAACCAACCCGCGCGAAGTGGCGCAAAAGATTATTGATAACTTGGATTTAAACGGCATAGCCAGCAAAGTTGAAATTGCCGGCCCCGGCTTTATTAATATCCACTTAGACCCAAAGTGGTTGGCGCAACAAACTGTTGCTGTAACCAATAGCACCAACTTGGGTATTCTCCCTAAAAACAACCCAGAAACGGTTGTTATAGATTACTCCTCACCCAACCTCGCTAAAGAAATGCACGTTGGCCATTTGCGCTCTACCATTATTGGTGATGCCATTGCGCGCGTTTTGGAATTTACGGGCGACAAAGTTATTCGCCAAAACCACGTGGGCGACTGGGGCACCCAATTCGGTATGCTAATTGCCGAATTAGAAGATCAACTTGGCAGCGGCGAGCGCCCCGAGTTAGCACTACAAGATTTAGAAGGCTTCTATCAACAAGCCAAAAAACACTTTGATGACGACCCAGCTTTTGCCGATCGCGCCCGCGACTACGTAGTAAAGCTGCAATCTGGCGACGCTCAAGTAAATAAACTATGGCAAGAGTTTCGCCGAGTTTCACTACTACACGCAGAAGAAATTTACCGCAAACTTAACGTAACCCTAGGCGAAGCCGATGTACGCGGCGAAAGCGCTTATAACGACGACCTTGCACCGGTAGTAGCAGAGCTAGAAGCACAGGGCTTAGCAGTAGAAGACCAAGGTGCAAAAGTGGTATTTTTACACGAATTAGCCGATAAAAATGGCGACCCCAGCGTTGCGATTATTCAGAAAAAAGATGGTGGCTATTTGTACTCCACATCCGATCTCGCTGCACTGCGTTACCGTGTAGGCACACTTAAAGCTAACCGCATTTTATATTTTATTGATGCGCGCCAATCGCTGCACATGCAGCAGGTATTTACCCTTGCCCGCAAAGCAGGCTTCGCCGATGAATGGCTTTCTACCGAGCACCACGCCTTTGGCACCATGCTAGGCAGCGACGGTAAACCCTTTAAAACACGCAGTGGCGGCACAGTAAAACTCGCCCAATTGTTAGACGAGGCCGTAGAGCGTGCAGCAAAAGAAGTGCGCACCAAAAACCCAGACCTTACCGAAGAAGAAATGGCCGAGGTAGCTAGCAAAGTGGGCATTGGTGCAGTTAAGTACGCAGACTTATGTAAAACACGCACCAACGACTACGTGTTTAACTGGGAAAGCATGCTCGCATTTGAAGGCAACACAGGCCCTTACATGCAATATGCTTATACCCGAATTCGCAGCATATTCCGCCGCGCAAACGAAAACATGGATACCTTCGAAAGCGAAGTTAACCTAACCGAGCCGCAAGAAGTGCAGTTGGCAATTAAGCTTTTACAGCTCCCAGAAATTGTTGAGCAAATAGCCGCCGACGCTTACCCACACGTAATGTGTAATTACCTTTACGATTTGGCCAGCTTGTTTATGACATTCTACGAAGCCTGCCCTATTCTTAAAGAAGGCGTCGAGCCCGCAGTAAAAACCAGCCGCCTGCAATTAAGCAAAGGCGTTGCACGCACCTTAGCGCAAGGGTTGGATTTACTGGGTATTGAAGTGATGGAAAAAATGTAA
- a CDS encoding YqcC family protein: protein MDLRANQLLSLLMDLEMHLRSASLWQAQLPSQAALASTQPFCVDTLEFQQWLQFVFIPRLRVLAETGQPLPLLCNVAPMVSDGDVFTGVNARAEIVHTLEQIDALISN, encoded by the coding sequence ATGGATTTACGCGCTAACCAGCTGCTGAGTTTACTGATGGATTTGGAAATGCATTTGCGCTCGGCAAGCTTATGGCAGGCACAATTACCTTCGCAGGCAGCACTTGCTAGCACCCAGCCATTCTGTGTGGATACGCTAGAGTTTCAGCAGTGGTTGCAGTTTGTGTTTATTCCCCGTTTACGCGTTTTAGCAGAAACCGGCCAGCCACTACCTTTGCTGTGCAATGTGGCGCCAATGGTAAGCGACGGTGACGTATTTACTGGTGTCAATGCACGAGCAGAAATTGTTCACACGCTAGAGCAAATAGACGCACTAATTTCTAATTAA
- the dinG gene encoding ATP-dependent DNA helicase DinG, with translation MLNKDVKKEIQQAYSKFLEARELKPRYGQKLMIAEIAKTLGSIQLNADGERQTEGHLCVIEAGTGTGKTVSYLLAALPVAKALGKKVVLATATVALQEQVVLKDLPDLIRYADLKFNFCLAKGRGRYMCLSKLDKILTSSDDTQFIPLYEDEHSEISEFDTKLYTSMMEKLGEGKWDGDRDNWHDEIDQPVWQRVTTDHRQCTGRNCKFVRQCAFFNARELLDEADCIVANHDLVLADLALGGGAILPAPEETIYIFDEGHHLPDKALNHFASHTRYKSTIRWLGQSEGQWSNLIEPLTDASYFTQIAAPTEAVFKNVRSLMEAHLPHMQEWVYALEASNEKDNDRFRRDDRQESSRQLRFEQGVVPAAMEYLARELVDAFLDLSMHLGKLHKELETLIEDDYPLVPRVDIETVHGAVGTWLARADGNLSLWKSYADTKVIENWPIARWITVTTFNDVMDYEIVSSPILASKALEKDLWSRCCGAVVTSATLTALNSFDRFKIRSGTYDDSHYSVVPSPFDYPNRAVLRIPSFAVEANFAADHTDSMIEYLPEIIDKKAGTLVLFSSRKQMLEVFDQLPADFRMLILMQGSQSKQVLVSDHKKRIDEGSGSIIFGLASFAEGVDLPGKYCTHVIIAKIPFAVPDDPLEASLAEWVESRGGNSFMQITVPDAAMRLVQACGRLLRTESDKGVVTIMDKRLITKRYGQALLNSLPPFKRELG, from the coding sequence ATGCTGAATAAAGATGTAAAAAAAGAAATTCAACAGGCCTACAGTAAATTCTTAGAAGCGCGGGAGCTAAAACCGCGCTATGGCCAAAAATTGATGATTGCCGAAATTGCGAAAACGCTAGGCAGCATTCAGCTTAATGCAGATGGTGAACGCCAAACAGAAGGGCACCTTTGTGTAATAGAGGCCGGCACGGGTACCGGTAAAACCGTATCGTATTTATTGGCTGCTTTACCTGTGGCCAAAGCGTTAGGCAAAAAAGTTGTGCTCGCAACGGCTACCGTGGCCTTGCAAGAGCAGGTGGTTTTAAAAGATTTACCCGACCTTATTCGCTACGCCGATTTAAAGTTTAACTTTTGCTTAGCCAAGGGACGTGGCCGTTACATGTGCCTAAGCAAGTTAGACAAAATATTAACCTCGTCGGACGATACCCAGTTTATCCCGCTTTACGAAGACGAGCACAGCGAAATAAGTGAATTCGATACCAAGCTTTATACCTCTATGATGGAGAAACTAGGCGAAGGTAAATGGGATGGCGATAGAGATAATTGGCATGATGAAATTGATCAACCCGTGTGGCAGCGCGTAACCACGGATCATCGCCAATGCACTGGTAGAAACTGTAAGTTTGTTCGCCAGTGTGCGTTTTTTAATGCGCGAGAACTACTCGATGAGGCAGATTGCATCGTCGCCAACCACGATTTAGTACTGGCGGATCTAGCGCTAGGTGGAGGTGCTATTTTACCCGCACCAGAAGAAACTATTTATATTTTCGATGAGGGCCACCACTTACCCGATAAAGCCCTTAATCATTTCGCCAGTCACACCCGTTATAAAAGCACTATTCGCTGGCTTGGCCAAAGCGAAGGGCAGTGGTCTAATTTAATTGAACCACTAACAGATGCCTCGTACTTCACCCAAATTGCGGCCCCCACAGAAGCAGTTTTCAAAAATGTTCGCTCGTTAATGGAGGCGCATCTGCCGCACATGCAAGAGTGGGTGTATGCGCTAGAAGCGAGTAACGAAAAAGATAACGATCGTTTTCGCAGGGATGACAGGCAGGAAAGCAGCAGGCAATTACGCTTTGAACAAGGTGTAGTGCCCGCAGCTATGGAGTATCTCGCTCGCGAATTAGTGGATGCCTTTTTAGATTTAAGTATGCACTTAGGTAAGCTTCATAAAGAATTAGAAACACTGATAGAAGATGATTACCCACTGGTGCCGAGGGTAGATATAGAAACCGTACACGGTGCCGTTGGTACATGGCTTGCACGCGCAGATGGTAACCTAAGCCTATGGAAGAGTTACGCAGACACCAAAGTGATAGAAAACTGGCCTATAGCGCGCTGGATAACCGTAACGACATTTAACGACGTAATGGATTACGAAATAGTATCCAGCCCCATTTTAGCCTCAAAAGCGTTAGAAAAAGATTTGTGGTCGCGCTGCTGTGGCGCGGTTGTTACCTCGGCTACACTCACCGCGTTAAATTCATTTGATCGATTTAAAATCCGGTCTGGCACCTACGACGATTCCCATTACTCGGTAGTGCCCAGCCCATTCGATTACCCCAATCGCGCAGTTTTGCGTATACCGTCGTTCGCCGTTGAAGCAAATTTTGCAGCGGACCATACCGATAGCATGATTGAGTACTTGCCTGAAATTATCGATAAAAAAGCGGGCACACTGGTGTTGTTTTCATCTAGAAAGCAAATGCTGGAAGTGTTTGATCAGTTACCTGCCGATTTTAGAATGCTAATTTTAATGCAGGGTAGCCAGTCCAAGCAGGTGTTGGTGAGCGATCATAAAAAACGTATCGACGAGGGCAGTGGCAGTATTATTTTTGGTTTAGCCAGTTTTGCCGAAGGTGTGGATTTACCCGGTAAATATTGCACCCATGTGATTATTGCCAAAATTCCTTTTGCTGTGCCCGATGACCCGTTGGAAGCGTCACTTGCCGAATGGGTAGAAAGCAGAGGCGGCAACTCGTTTATGCAAATAACCGTACCCGATGCAGCCATGCGTTTAGTTCAGGCTTGTGGTCGGCTGTTGCGTACAGAGTCGGACAAGGGCGTAGTAACCATTATGGATAAGCGCCTAATAACCAAGCGCTACGGGCAAGCGCTATTAAACTCTTTGCCACCATTTAAGCGCGAGCTGGGCTAA
- a CDS encoding 1-acyl-sn-glycerol-3-phosphate acyltransferase — protein MSEFDEIRPYNDSEVVPTLQRLLEDKEFLDTVAKLGLPRAGKYIAPLVRGLIRGRLQKETASIQTVADLQAKIEFYLGREINRTITHLSISGLDNFDRAKASLFVSNHRDIVMDPALVNWSLYKNGFTTLRIAIGDNLLTKPFASDLMRLNKSFIVNRSATAPREKLKAAKLLSKYIHHSVLTDNENVWIAQREGRAKDGIDVSNQAIISMFALSKPKTQPFEEFIREARIVPVTLSYEYDPCDTAKAKEIYQKETEGTYKKGEHEDVKSIATGITGFKGCVHVHFGEPLTQNFENAEQVKLHLDKEIISNYVLHPSNCIAYEMLEKRSPKVLVGEKQIAFDTADWQAERKIFADRIATCDPQYLNTLLKGYANPVYRKLSLTANAE, from the coding sequence ATGTCTGAGTTTGATGAAATTCGTCCCTATAACGACAGTGAAGTCGTGCCCACGTTACAGCGTTTGCTGGAGGACAAGGAGTTTCTCGATACGGTCGCCAAGCTTGGCTTGCCAAGAGCGGGTAAATATATTGCTCCGCTAGTGCGCGGGTTAATTCGAGGCCGCCTGCAAAAAGAAACAGCCAGCATTCAAACCGTTGCCGATTTACAAGCGAAGATAGAGTTTTACTTAGGCCGCGAGATAAATCGCACTATTACCCATTTGTCTATATCCGGCCTTGATAATTTCGACCGCGCTAAGGCCAGCTTATTCGTTAGTAATCATCGCGATATAGTTATGGACCCTGCACTTGTTAACTGGTCGCTATATAAAAATGGGTTTACCACCTTGCGCATAGCCATTGGGGATAACTTACTTACCAAGCCATTCGCATCCGATTTAATGCGGTTAAATAAAAGCTTTATTGTTAACCGCTCGGCAACCGCTCCGCGTGAAAAACTAAAAGCGGCGAAATTGTTGTCTAAATATATTCACCACTCGGTACTTACAGATAACGAAAACGTATGGATCGCTCAGCGCGAAGGCCGCGCTAAAGATGGCATAGACGTAAGTAACCAAGCAATTATTAGTATGTTTGCACTAAGCAAACCCAAAACGCAGCCTTTTGAAGAGTTTATACGCGAGGCACGCATTGTGCCGGTGACGCTATCTTACGAATACGACCCGTGCGATACCGCTAAAGCGAAAGAAATTTATCAAAAGGAAACAGAGGGTACCTATAAAAAAGGCGAGCACGAAGATGTAAAAAGTATCGCCACTGGTATTACCGGGTTTAAAGGGTGTGTACATGTACATTTTGGTGAGCCACTCACCCAAAACTTTGAAAATGCAGAGCAGGTAAAGCTGCATTTAGATAAAGAAATTATTTCTAATTATGTGTTGCACCCCAGTAACTGTATTGCGTACGAAATGCTAGAAAAACGCAGCCCCAAAGTATTGGTGGGTGAAAAGCAAATTGCGTTCGATACTGCCGATTGGCAAGCCGAGCGCAAAATATTTGCCGATCGTATTGCAACCTGCGATCCGCAATACCTAAATACACTGCTAAAAGGCTATGCAAATCCGGTCTACCGCAAATTGAGCTTGACCGCGAATGCTGAATAA
- a CDS encoding diguanylate cyclase domain-containing protein has product MKILLVEDSATLRHAMSHFVRTAGHEPVIAKSGEEALQIIEQTAVDLIIMDVEMPGLDGFETTRLIREWLGDHWIPIIFVTGMSEDESLEEGIDAGGDDYLVKPVSQMIISAKIRAMERITDMRNQLATLNRELKVLSQRDGLTHLYNRRTFEELAEKQWKIATRNKAPLAVLLLDIDHFKQYNDYYGHQQGDRCIQTISSVLAKCVTRPDDLIGRYGGEEFIILLPNTPENGAHYIAEQIRKSVERLQIKHRASPSNTYVTVSIGGAALNYTTGTTWAHQVGLADKALYTAKASGRNTSTIQSADPNGLILVVDDDDASLSLISDILKGHCSIITAKTSEECMELAQELQPDLILMDAYLPGVNGYETCKSLTSNIDTEEIPIILTCQADSLSEVEEFAAKAGAKTALLKPLDKHKLIDKIGRFISPNSLSLP; this is encoded by the coding sequence ATGAAAATATTGCTTGTTGAAGATAGCGCCACCCTGCGACACGCCATGAGCCATTTTGTGCGCACAGCTGGGCACGAGCCTGTTATTGCCAAAAGTGGTGAAGAAGCACTGCAAATTATTGAACAAACCGCGGTGGACCTCATCATTATGGATGTGGAGATGCCAGGGCTAGATGGCTTCGAAACAACTCGCCTTATTCGCGAATGGCTTGGCGATCACTGGATACCGATCATTTTCGTGACCGGCATGAGCGAAGATGAAAGCCTTGAAGAAGGCATAGATGCCGGTGGTGATGACTACCTTGTAAAACCTGTAAGCCAAATGATTATATCGGCAAAAATACGGGCCATGGAGCGCATAACCGATATGCGCAACCAACTAGCAACCCTTAATCGCGAGCTTAAGGTGCTCAGTCAGCGAGATGGGCTTACCCACCTTTATAATCGCCGCACATTTGAAGAGCTAGCCGAAAAGCAGTGGAAAATAGCCACCCGCAACAAGGCCCCACTGGCCGTATTGCTATTAGATATCGACCATTTTAAGCAATATAACGATTACTACGGCCACCAACAGGGTGATCGCTGCATTCAAACTATTTCTAGCGTATTGGCCAAATGCGTCACCCGTCCCGACGATTTAATCGGTCGCTATGGCGGTGAAGAATTCATTATTTTATTACCCAACACCCCAGAAAACGGTGCACACTATATAGCAGAGCAAATTCGCAAGTCGGTTGAGCGCTTGCAAATTAAACATCGCGCTTCGCCGTCCAATACCTACGTTACCGTTAGCATTGGTGGAGCCGCCCTTAATTACACTACTGGCACTACCTGGGCACACCAAGTGGGGCTTGCAGATAAGGCCCTTTATACCGCTAAAGCCAGCGGCAGAAATACCAGCACAATTCAATCCGCCGACCCCAACGGCTTAATACTTGTTGTAGATGACGATGACGCAAGTTTGTCTCTTATTAGCGACATATTAAAAGGCCATTGCTCCATCATTACAGCCAAAACTAGTGAAGAATGCATGGAGCTGGCCCAAGAGCTTCAACCAGACCTTATTTTGATGGATGCCTACCTACCCGGTGTAAACGGCTACGAAACCTGCAAGAGCTTAACCTCGAACATCGATACCGAAGAGATACCTATTATTCTTACCTGCCAAGCAGATAGCCTAAGCGAGGTGGAAGAGTTTGCGGCAAAAGCGGGAGCGAAAACAGCCCTACTTAAACCGCTAGATAAGCACAAGCTTATAGATAAGATCGGCCGCTTTATTAGCCCCAACAGCCTCTCTTTGCCGTAA
- a CDS encoding EF-hand domain-containing protein: MSIRVAQLLCMLVSVTAASVFADEGTSKNEQWLLAKYDVNGDNVISVDEISEKRQKLYAAMDLDADGGVTFGEYEYVDGVKRQMLLKARFNKLDLDQDGKLSSSEYCSYLGSFDRFDQNGDGNITTSEIDMSKVKAAKEKPAPVKAEDDTSCLLWFCVRSSIK; encoded by the coding sequence ATGTCTATTCGCGTTGCACAGCTACTGTGCATGTTGGTAAGCGTAACCGCTGCCAGCGTATTCGCAGACGAGGGAACGAGTAAAAATGAGCAATGGTTGCTCGCAAAATACGATGTTAACGGTGATAACGTTATCTCTGTTGACGAAATTAGTGAAAAACGTCAAAAGCTATACGCGGCGATGGATTTAGATGCCGACGGTGGTGTAACGTTTGGTGAATATGAATATGTCGACGGTGTAAAGCGCCAAATGCTGTTAAAAGCGCGCTTTAATAAATTAGACTTAGATCAAGATGGCAAACTGAGCTCCAGCGAGTACTGCTCTTACTTAGGCAGTTTCGACCGCTTTGATCAAAATGGTGATGGCAATATCACCACATCAGAAATAGACATGTCTAAGGTGAAGGCTGCAAAAGAAAAACCTGCGCCAGTAAAAGCTGAAGACGATACCAGTTGCTTGCTTTGGTTTTGTGTTAGGTCTTCCATTAAATAG
- a CDS encoding aspartate carbamoyltransferase: MKFSGSHILSVEQFERADIERIFAVADSMEPYALRQKVTRVLEGAILGNMFFEPSTRTRVSFGCAFNLLGGEVRETTGFKSSAIAKGESLYDTARVLSGYSDVICMRHPQEGSVAEFAQASRVPVINGGDGANEHPSQALLDLYTIQKELRDKGRSLDGLRIAMIGDLKHGRTVHSLMRLLGLFANLQVVLVSPEELAMPEEYVELLRGLGHRVDVSSDLANSIGHVDIVYSTRIQEERFGSKEEADLYRGRFRLNQAIYTQFCEPNTVIMHPLPRDSRSDANELDNDLNQNPNLAIFRQTDNGILVRMALFALILDVADQVDKFSRPVNWYHSRTF, encoded by the coding sequence ATGAAATTTTCTGGTTCTCACATCTTATCGGTAGAGCAATTCGAACGCGCAGATATAGAGCGTATTTTTGCCGTTGCTGATTCCATGGAGCCTTATGCCCTGCGTCAAAAGGTTACCCGCGTGTTAGAGGGTGCCATTTTGGGCAATATGTTTTTCGAGCCCTCTACGCGTACCCGGGTAAGTTTTGGTTGTGCTTTCAACCTGTTGGGCGGGGAGGTAAGAGAGACCACAGGTTTTAAAAGTTCTGCCATAGCAAAAGGCGAGTCGCTTTACGATACCGCGCGTGTACTGTCTGGTTACTCCGATGTAATTTGCATGCGTCACCCGCAAGAAGGGTCTGTAGCTGAATTTGCCCAAGCGAGTAGGGTGCCTGTAATTAACGGTGGCGATGGTGCCAATGAGCACCCAAGCCAAGCGCTGCTCGACCTATACACCATTCAAAAAGAGCTGCGCGATAAAGGCCGCAGTTTAGATGGTTTGCGTATCGCCATGATTGGCGACTTGAAGCACGGTCGTACCGTTCACTCTTTAATGCGCTTATTGGGGTTGTTTGCAAATTTGCAGGTAGTGTTAGTTAGCCCAGAAGAGCTCGCCATGCCAGAAGAGTACGTAGAATTGCTGCGCGGCTTGGGGCACAGAGTGGATGTATCGTCCGATTTGGCCAACAGTATTGGCCATGTTGATATTGTGTATTCTACTCGTATCCAAGAGGAGCGCTTCGGCTCGAAAGAGGAGGCCGACTTGTACCGTGGTCGATTCCGCTTAAACCAAGCTATTTACACCCAGTTTTGCGAGCCAAACACGGTAATTATGCACCCGCTGCCACGCGATTCTCGCTCCGATGCGAATGAGTTAGATAACGACTTAAACCAAAACCCCAACCTGGCAATTTTCCGCCAAACCGATAACGGTATTTTGGTGCGAATGGCGCTGTTTGCATTAATTTTGGATGTTGCTGATCAAGTAGATAAATTCTCGCGACCAGTAAACTGGTACCACAGCCGCACATTTTAG